In one window of Synchiropus splendidus isolate RoL2022-P1 chromosome 15, RoL_Sspl_1.0, whole genome shotgun sequence DNA:
- the zgc:158766 gene encoding pleckstrin homology domain-containing family G member 4B isoform X2 produces MQPRAKSRSCDNYLSIKDAESLDSCIQNTLSALYRPFGVTAATVLWQLFSVVERQYRGDGLRCFIDFLLPAQRILQAVQQESCVKFRGLLFYHEGWPLCIHEKVVLQLAPLHKVRLKQGDFYFQIVPLGRKSAKLVIKCLSASGQALAEIPVPESMYGSVFTADFLQNAVAERRLHPLQNCLLTTGTAVYRTPWKNVAQPLFVGDAAMQPRCSRGAFRGHLSTSGSTGTLDSHRSSRESLLSQGADSTFSEPTSPHHDVDTTDASAPITELGPSGEAHSAADTVPAMLSLATDPSNPDPRRRIPRDSQGTFESRRLFRKSYMEALQNPMSLGSSSESMLEESSDHSPALRNGSPTPGSSPETRERVSRSRGRLGGDDSRPSTPLMYLQRRSAERRAERRSKSLERTRKVKGHRERSSSGGSVSISPKKLVNGYALRFGKLDVEAASPGVEKRGGKERPGHHEDHSESRRHRGEKSSSLAECLPKMTSEVNQELLASGAVILPGGRDRGGRAVLQVCSHAQVCAAESCTLTSLLGYYYSTLRKERRDRGVTVVIDSRKQPPAPALWSSLSELQTLVPNALYSVLILADKESAARTERDASLPTETLSSLKALLKHVDQSQLTPELDGTFHYDHSHWIHFRQKIEPFASSCSAAISSLQESITSLSSGAELRTAAEVSDVMTRQKKLMRCVLEDAGLNRLRLEGGTILARIRKEESCDNENYRDAVDLLSSLYNQVDEEVHKLVILSNKWQKRLESLLEVRRFEEQTQQIKVWFSVEGAKHLAPLEVLSLSVGKIAAMKERLELFLEESVRQQRHGLQLVKESPESVPPQVFLDFEQHLGSILSRAERRKIHLDTLGNLYEFYDSANHWMEHCLDYIRHLNLDAASSRLSLSVIPTLRDYCTEASKFSVDNFSPLNDMVLSLDSPQLLQRWNALWSECQQTKQQLEETLAQALAADSSKPVERHVMTPERHQQSGPLLLPDVSSCANGVVVAPTSEDDKPQSAGAFPESPCSSVSSLARFASDSTARRSPSVFDDTDSDCTLDSSVSEPVYSGASRIRKEPMKKIMKKTMSYELSPRDVGYTGVYIKGLEVTNNVSAEKKLQRPEVGRGRSMSTPSVSQGDLKKHSSKVQHIVDEMISTEREYVRSLGYITEHYFPEMERLDLPQGLRGKRGVIFGNVEKLWDFHCRYFLKELEACARSPWSVSSCFLRHEDHFGMYALYSKNKPQSDALLCSHGNEFFKNKQLELGDKMDLASYLLKPVQRMSKYALLLKDLIKECGQSREQELTDLRAAQEMVKFQLRHGNDLLAMDAVRGCDVNLKEQGQLRCQDEFIVWCGRRKYLRHVFLFEDLVLFSKTKRVEGGYDVYIYKQSFKTAEIGMTESVGDSGLRFEIWFRRRKSQDTFVLQAGSAEVKAAWTSVVGKILWRQALRNRELRMQEMVSMGIGSKPFVDIKPSEAAISDRAVDCFLKGSGSRSRASVAVSSYECASSIKRPHSTISNSSTSSSGSQSSSSLLGPLNLHLGSAQAHLHPSFAQWPYSCIEEDELEQDSGSQPSMMTESSETSSQCDSVSGLSTLTLPGLALDSFNDESFLCSSSAPASIFQKDQDHHPTKLITAL; encoded by the exons ATgcagcccagagccaaatcaCGCAGTTGTGACAACTACCTGAGTATCAAG GACGCGGAATCGCTGGATAGCTGCATCCAGAACACTCTCTCGGCCCTGTACCGCCCCTTCGGCGTCACCGCCGCCACTGTTCTGTGGCAGCTCTTCAGCGTGGTGGAGCGGCAGTACCGGGGCGACGGCCTGCGCTGCTTCATCGACTTTCTGCTCCCTGCCCAACGGATCCTCCAGGCAGTCCAGCAAGAATCCTGC GTGAAATTCCGAGGGCTGCTCTTCTACCACGAAGGCTGGCCCCTCTGCATCCACGAGAAGGTGGTCCTGCAGCTCGCCCCCTTGCACAAAGTCCGGCTGAAGCAAGGGGACTTCTACTTCCAGATTGTTCCTTTAGGCCGCAAGAGTGCCAAGCTGGTGATAAAATGCCTGTCGGCCAGCGGGCAGGCCCTCGCCGAGATCCCCGTCCCCGAGAGCATGTACGGCAGCGTCTTCACCGCTGACTTCTTGCAGAATGCTGTAGCTGAGCGCCGCTTGCACCCGCTGCAGAACTGCCTGCTCACAACGGGAACGGCTGTGTACCGGACTCCGTGGAAGAACGTGGCCCAGCCTCTGTTTGTGGGGGACGCCGCCATGCAGCCCCGCTGTAGCAGAGGGGCCTTCCGTGGCCATCTCAGCACCAGTGGATCTACTGGGACTTTGGATAGTCACCGCAGCTCCAGAGAGTCGCTGCTCTCTCAGGGAGCAGACTCCACCTTCTCAGAGCCCACCTCGCCTCACCACGATGTCGACACCACAGACGCCTCTGCTCCCATCACGGAGCTGGGGCCAAGTGGGGAGGCCCACAGCGCCGCAGACACGGTGCCCGCCATGCTTTCACTCGCTACCGACCCGAGTAACCCGGATCCTCGCCGAAGGATCCCCCGAGACTCTCAAGGCACCTTTGAGAGCAGAAGGCTTTTTAGGAAGTCCTACATGGAGGCTCTTCAGAACCCAATGAGTCTCGGGTCCAGCTCTGAGTCCATGCTGGAGGAAAGTTCAGATCACAGTCCTGCTTTAAGAAACGGATCGCCGACTCCAGGCAGCAGTCCAGAAACCCGGGAACGCGTATCGCGGAGTCGCGGCCGGCTCGGTGGAGACGACTCCAGGCCCAGCACGCCGCTGATGTATCTGCAGAGGCGCAGCGCGGAGCGAAGGGCCGAGCGGCGATCCAAGTCCCTGGAGCGGACCCGCAAGGTGAAAGGCCATCGGGAGAGGTCTTCTTCTGGAGGCTCAGTGAGCATCTCTCCCAAGAAACTCGTGAATGGCTACGCGCTGCGCTTTGGCAAGCTGGACGTGGAGGCGGCGTCGCCTGGTGTGGAGAAGAGGGGCGGCAAGGAACGGCCGG GGCACCATGAGGACCACAGTGAGAGCCGGCGACACCGTGGAGAGAAGTCCAGCTCCTTGGCCGAGTGTCTCCCGAAAATGACGTCGGAGGTCAACCAGGAGCTGCTGGCGTCGGGTGCTGTGATCTTACCAG GGGGTCGGGATCGCGGCGGCAGGGCGGTGCTGCAGGTGTGCAGCCACGCTCAGGTGTGTGCCGCTGAGAGCTGCACGCTCACCTCTTTACTGGGCTACTACTACTCAACCCTGCG GAAAGAGCGGCGAGACCGAGGCGTGACCGTTGTCATCGACAGCAGGAAACAGCCGCCGGCTCCTGCTCTGTGGTCGTCTCTGTCTGAGCTTCAG ACCTTGGTACCGAACGCACTTTACTCCGTCCTGATCCTGGCGGACAAGGAGAGCGCTGCCAGGACAGAGCGAGACGCCAGCTTGCCG ACGGAGACGCTGTCCTCGCTGAAGGCCTTGCTGAAGCACGTCGACCAGAGCCAGCTCACACCTGAGCTGGACGGTACCTTCCACTACGACCACAGCCACTGGatccacttcagacag AAAATTGAGCCGTTtgccagcagctgcagcgccGCCATCTCATCTCTCCAGGAGTCCATCACCTCCTTAAGCAGCGGCGCCGAGCTGCGGACTGCCGCG GAGGTGTCGGACGTGATGACGCGGCAGAAGAAGCTCATGAGGTGCGTGCTGGAGGACGCTGGGCTCAACAGGTTGCGTCTGGAAGGTGGCACCATCCTCGCCCGCATCAGGAAGGAGGAGTCCTGCGACAATGAGAACTACAG GGACGCAGTAGACCTGCTGTCTTCACTTTACAATCAGGTGGACGAGGAGGTGCACAAGCTCGTCATCCTCTCCAACAAGTGGCAGAAACGGCTGGAGAGCCTCCTGGAGGTGCGCAGGTTCGAGGAGCAAACGCAGCAG ATCAAGGTGTGGTTCAGTGTGGAGGGGGCGAAACACCTGGCACCTTTGGAGGTCCTGTCTTTGTCTGTGGGCAAAATAGCAGCCATGAAGGAGCGCTTGGAGCTCTTCTTGGAGGAGTCGGTG CGCCAGCAGCGACACGGCTTGCAGCTGGTCAAGGAGTCTCCGGAAAGCGTTCCACCTCAGGTCTTCCTGGATTTCGAGCAACATCTGGGCTCCATCCTGAGTCGAGCGGAGAGACGCAAGATTCATCTAGACACTCTCGGCAATCTGTACGAGTTCTACGACTCT GCGAACCACTGGATGGAGCACTGCTTGGACTACATCCGTCATCTCAACCTGGACGCCGCCAGTTCTCGGCTCTCGTTGAGCGTGATCCCAACGCTGCGGGATTACTGCACTGAAGCCTCCAAGTTCTCCGTGGACAACTTCAGCCCCTTGAATGACATGGTGCTGTCGCTGGACagtcctcagctgctgcagcggtGGAACGCGCTGTGGAGCGAGTGTCAGCAGACcaagcagcagctggaagaaACCTTGGCTCAGGCATTGGCTGCCGATTCCAGCAAACCAGTCGAGAGGCACGTTATGACTCCAGAGCGCCATCAACAGAGTGGACCTTTGCTTTTGCCAGATGTGTCTTCCTGCGCTAATGGGGTGGTCGTCGCCCCGACTTCAGAGGACGACAAGCCTCAGTCTGCCGGAGCCTTCCCCGAGAGCCCGTGCAGCTCCGTCTCTTCCCTCGCGCGCTTCGCCTCCGACAGCACTGCCAGACGGAGTCCGTCCGTGTTCGACGACACAGACAGCGACTGCACCCTGGACTCCAGCGTCTCCGAGCCCGTCTACTCGGGAGCGTCACGGATTCGCAAGGAGCCCATGAAGAAGATCATGAAGAAGACGATGAGCTACGAGCTGAGCCCCAGAGATGTCGGCTACACCGGCGTCTATATTAAGGGTTTGGAAGTCACCAACAACGTGTCTGCAGAGAAGAAGCTGCAGAGGCCGGAGGTGGGACGCGGCCGCAGCATGTCCACTCCGTCCGTCAGCCAAGGGGATCTCAAGAAGCACAGCAG TAAAGTGCAGCACATCGTGGACGAGATGATCTCCACGGAGCGGGAGTACGTTCGCTCGCTCGGCTACATCACGGAGCACTATTTTCCGGAGATGGAGCGGCTGGATTTGCCCCAGGGCCTCCGGGGGAAGCGCGGCGTCATCTTTGGGAACGTGGAGAAGCTGTGGGACTTCCACTGCCGGTACttcctgaaggagctggaggcgTGCGCTCGCTCCCCGTGGTccgtcagcagctgcttcctccGACAT GAGGATCACTTTGGAATGTACGCCCTGTACAGCAAGAACAAGCCCCAGTCTGACGCCCTGCTCTGCAGCCATGGCAACGAATTCTTCAAG AAcaagcagctggagctgggagacAAGATGGACCTGGCGTCGTACTTGCTGAAGCCCGTCCAGAGGATGAGCAAGTACGCTCTGCTGCTGAAGGACCTGATCAAGGAGTGCGGCCAGAGTCGGGAGCAGGAGCTGACGGACCTCCGCGCGGCCCAGGAGATGGTCAAGTTCCAGCTGCGCCACGGCAACGACCTGCTGGCCATGGACGCCGTGCGGGGCTGCGAC GTGAACTTGAAGGAGCAGGGTCAACTCCGCTGCCAGGACGAGTTCATCGTCTGGTGCGGACGCCGGAAATACCTCCGCCACGTCTTCTTGTTTGAAGACCTCGTCCTCTTCAGCAAGACCAAACGAGTGGAAGGGGGGTACGACGTGTACATCTACAAGCAGTCCTTTAAG ACGGCGGAGATCGGCATGACCGAAAGTGTTGGAGACAGCGGCCTGCGCTTTGAGATCTGGTTTCGCCGGAGGAAGTCGCAGGACACCTTCGTTCTTCAGGCCGGTTCTGCCGAAGTCAAGGCTGCGTGGACGTCCGTCGTCGGCAAGATCCTGTGGAGACAGGCGCTCCGGAACAGAG AGCTGCGCATGCAGGAGATGGTCTCCATGGGAATCGGGAGCAAACCCTTCGTGGACATCAAGCCGAGCGAGGCGGCCATCAGCGACCGAGCTGTGGATTGTTTCCTGAAGGGCTCGG GGTCCAGGAGCAGAGCGTCCGTCGCCGTCTCCTCCTACGAGTGCGCCTCCTCCATCAAGAGGCCTCACTCCACCATCTCCAACAgcagcacctcctcctccgGCAGCCAGTCGTCCTCATCGCTGCTCGGCCCCCTCAACCTCCACCTCGGCTCCGCCCAGGCTCACCTCCACCCCTCCTTCGCACAGTGGCCGTACAGCTGCATCGAGGAGGAcgagctggagcaggacagcGGCAGCCAGCCCTCCATGA TGACGGAGAGCTCGGAGACGTCCTCCCAGTGCGACAGCGTGTCTGGCCTCAGCACGCTGACTCTCCCCGGACTGGCGCTGGACTCCTTCAATGACGAgtccttcctctgctcctcctcggCGCCCGCCTCCATCTTCCAGAAGGACCAGGACCATCACCCAACCAAGTTGATCACAGCA CTGTAG
- the zgc:158766 gene encoding pleckstrin homology domain-containing family G member 4B isoform X3, which produces MQPRAKSRSCDNYLSIKVKFRGLLFYHEGWPLCIHEKVVLQLAPLHKVRLKQGDFYFQIVPLGRKSAKLVIKCLSASGQALAEIPVPESMYGSVFTADFLQNAVAERRLHPLQNCLLTTGTAVYRTPWKNVAQPLFVGDAAMQPRCSRGAFRGHLSTSGSTGTLDSHRSSRESLLSQGADSTFSEPTSPHHDVDTTDASAPITELGPSGEAHSAADTVPAMLSLATDPSNPDPRRRIPRDSQGTFESRRLFRKSYMEALQNPMSLGSSSESMLEESSDHSPALRNGSPTPGSSPETRERVSRSRGRLGGDDSRPSTPLMYLQRRSAERRAERRSKSLERTRKVKGHRERSSSGGSVSISPKKLVNGYALRFGKLDVEAASPGVEKRGGKERPGHHEDHSESRRHRGEKSSSLAECLPKMTSEVNQELLASGAVILPGGRDRGGRAVLQVCSHAQVCAAESCTLTSLLGYYYSTLRKERRDRGVTVVIDSRKQPPAPALWSSLSELQTLVPNALYSVLILADKESAARTERDASLPTETLSSLKALLKHVDQSQLTPELDGTFHYDHSHWIHFRQKIEPFASSCSAAISSLQESITSLSSGAELRTAAEVSDVMTRQKKLMRCVLEDAGLNRLRLEGGTILARIRKEESCDNENYRDAVDLLSSLYNQVDEEVHKLVILSNKWQKRLESLLEVRRFEEQTQQIKVWFSVEGAKHLAPLEVLSLSVGKIAAMKERLELFLEESVRQQRHGLQLVKESPESVPPQVFLDFEQHLGSILSRAERRKIHLDTLGNLYEFYDSANHWMEHCLDYIRHLNLDAASSRLSLSVIPTLRDYCTEASKFSVDNFSPLNDMVLSLDSPQLLQRWNALWSECQQTKQQLEETLAQALAADSSKPVERHVMTPERHQQSGPLLLPDVSSCANGVVVAPTSEDDKPQSAGAFPESPCSSVSSLARFASDSTARRSPSVFDDTDSDCTLDSSVSEPVYSGASRIRKEPMKKIMKKTMSYELSPRDVGYTGVYIKGLEVTNNVSAEKKLQRPEVGRGRSMSTPSVSQGDLKKHSSKVQHIVDEMISTEREYVRSLGYITEHYFPEMERLDLPQGLRGKRGVIFGNVEKLWDFHCRYFLKELEACARSPWSVSSCFLRHEDHFGMYALYSKNKPQSDALLCSHGNEFFKNKQLELGDKMDLASYLLKPVQRMSKYALLLKDLIKECGQSREQELTDLRAAQEMVKFQLRHGNDLLAMDAVRGCDVNLKEQGQLRCQDEFIVWCGRRKYLRHVFLFEDLVLFSKTKRVEGGYDVYIYKQSFKTAEIGMTESVGDSGLRFEIWFRRRKSQDTFVLQAGSAEVKAAWTSVVGKILWRQALRNRELRMQEMVSMGIGSKPFVDIKPSEAAISDRAVDCFLKGSGSRSRASVAVSSYECASSIKRPHSTISNSSTSSSGSQSSSSLLGPLNLHLGSAQAHLHPSFAQWPYSCIEEDELEQDSGSQPSMMTESSETSSQCDSVSGLSTLTLPGLALDSFNDESFLCSSSAPASIFQKDQDHHPTKLITAL; this is translated from the exons ATgcagcccagagccaaatcaCGCAGTTGTGACAACTACCTGAGTATCAAG GTGAAATTCCGAGGGCTGCTCTTCTACCACGAAGGCTGGCCCCTCTGCATCCACGAGAAGGTGGTCCTGCAGCTCGCCCCCTTGCACAAAGTCCGGCTGAAGCAAGGGGACTTCTACTTCCAGATTGTTCCTTTAGGCCGCAAGAGTGCCAAGCTGGTGATAAAATGCCTGTCGGCCAGCGGGCAGGCCCTCGCCGAGATCCCCGTCCCCGAGAGCATGTACGGCAGCGTCTTCACCGCTGACTTCTTGCAGAATGCTGTAGCTGAGCGCCGCTTGCACCCGCTGCAGAACTGCCTGCTCACAACGGGAACGGCTGTGTACCGGACTCCGTGGAAGAACGTGGCCCAGCCTCTGTTTGTGGGGGACGCCGCCATGCAGCCCCGCTGTAGCAGAGGGGCCTTCCGTGGCCATCTCAGCACCAGTGGATCTACTGGGACTTTGGATAGTCACCGCAGCTCCAGAGAGTCGCTGCTCTCTCAGGGAGCAGACTCCACCTTCTCAGAGCCCACCTCGCCTCACCACGATGTCGACACCACAGACGCCTCTGCTCCCATCACGGAGCTGGGGCCAAGTGGGGAGGCCCACAGCGCCGCAGACACGGTGCCCGCCATGCTTTCACTCGCTACCGACCCGAGTAACCCGGATCCTCGCCGAAGGATCCCCCGAGACTCTCAAGGCACCTTTGAGAGCAGAAGGCTTTTTAGGAAGTCCTACATGGAGGCTCTTCAGAACCCAATGAGTCTCGGGTCCAGCTCTGAGTCCATGCTGGAGGAAAGTTCAGATCACAGTCCTGCTTTAAGAAACGGATCGCCGACTCCAGGCAGCAGTCCAGAAACCCGGGAACGCGTATCGCGGAGTCGCGGCCGGCTCGGTGGAGACGACTCCAGGCCCAGCACGCCGCTGATGTATCTGCAGAGGCGCAGCGCGGAGCGAAGGGCCGAGCGGCGATCCAAGTCCCTGGAGCGGACCCGCAAGGTGAAAGGCCATCGGGAGAGGTCTTCTTCTGGAGGCTCAGTGAGCATCTCTCCCAAGAAACTCGTGAATGGCTACGCGCTGCGCTTTGGCAAGCTGGACGTGGAGGCGGCGTCGCCTGGTGTGGAGAAGAGGGGCGGCAAGGAACGGCCGG GGCACCATGAGGACCACAGTGAGAGCCGGCGACACCGTGGAGAGAAGTCCAGCTCCTTGGCCGAGTGTCTCCCGAAAATGACGTCGGAGGTCAACCAGGAGCTGCTGGCGTCGGGTGCTGTGATCTTACCAG GGGGTCGGGATCGCGGCGGCAGGGCGGTGCTGCAGGTGTGCAGCCACGCTCAGGTGTGTGCCGCTGAGAGCTGCACGCTCACCTCTTTACTGGGCTACTACTACTCAACCCTGCG GAAAGAGCGGCGAGACCGAGGCGTGACCGTTGTCATCGACAGCAGGAAACAGCCGCCGGCTCCTGCTCTGTGGTCGTCTCTGTCTGAGCTTCAG ACCTTGGTACCGAACGCACTTTACTCCGTCCTGATCCTGGCGGACAAGGAGAGCGCTGCCAGGACAGAGCGAGACGCCAGCTTGCCG ACGGAGACGCTGTCCTCGCTGAAGGCCTTGCTGAAGCACGTCGACCAGAGCCAGCTCACACCTGAGCTGGACGGTACCTTCCACTACGACCACAGCCACTGGatccacttcagacag AAAATTGAGCCGTTtgccagcagctgcagcgccGCCATCTCATCTCTCCAGGAGTCCATCACCTCCTTAAGCAGCGGCGCCGAGCTGCGGACTGCCGCG GAGGTGTCGGACGTGATGACGCGGCAGAAGAAGCTCATGAGGTGCGTGCTGGAGGACGCTGGGCTCAACAGGTTGCGTCTGGAAGGTGGCACCATCCTCGCCCGCATCAGGAAGGAGGAGTCCTGCGACAATGAGAACTACAG GGACGCAGTAGACCTGCTGTCTTCACTTTACAATCAGGTGGACGAGGAGGTGCACAAGCTCGTCATCCTCTCCAACAAGTGGCAGAAACGGCTGGAGAGCCTCCTGGAGGTGCGCAGGTTCGAGGAGCAAACGCAGCAG ATCAAGGTGTGGTTCAGTGTGGAGGGGGCGAAACACCTGGCACCTTTGGAGGTCCTGTCTTTGTCTGTGGGCAAAATAGCAGCCATGAAGGAGCGCTTGGAGCTCTTCTTGGAGGAGTCGGTG CGCCAGCAGCGACACGGCTTGCAGCTGGTCAAGGAGTCTCCGGAAAGCGTTCCACCTCAGGTCTTCCTGGATTTCGAGCAACATCTGGGCTCCATCCTGAGTCGAGCGGAGAGACGCAAGATTCATCTAGACACTCTCGGCAATCTGTACGAGTTCTACGACTCT GCGAACCACTGGATGGAGCACTGCTTGGACTACATCCGTCATCTCAACCTGGACGCCGCCAGTTCTCGGCTCTCGTTGAGCGTGATCCCAACGCTGCGGGATTACTGCACTGAAGCCTCCAAGTTCTCCGTGGACAACTTCAGCCCCTTGAATGACATGGTGCTGTCGCTGGACagtcctcagctgctgcagcggtGGAACGCGCTGTGGAGCGAGTGTCAGCAGACcaagcagcagctggaagaaACCTTGGCTCAGGCATTGGCTGCCGATTCCAGCAAACCAGTCGAGAGGCACGTTATGACTCCAGAGCGCCATCAACAGAGTGGACCTTTGCTTTTGCCAGATGTGTCTTCCTGCGCTAATGGGGTGGTCGTCGCCCCGACTTCAGAGGACGACAAGCCTCAGTCTGCCGGAGCCTTCCCCGAGAGCCCGTGCAGCTCCGTCTCTTCCCTCGCGCGCTTCGCCTCCGACAGCACTGCCAGACGGAGTCCGTCCGTGTTCGACGACACAGACAGCGACTGCACCCTGGACTCCAGCGTCTCCGAGCCCGTCTACTCGGGAGCGTCACGGATTCGCAAGGAGCCCATGAAGAAGATCATGAAGAAGACGATGAGCTACGAGCTGAGCCCCAGAGATGTCGGCTACACCGGCGTCTATATTAAGGGTTTGGAAGTCACCAACAACGTGTCTGCAGAGAAGAAGCTGCAGAGGCCGGAGGTGGGACGCGGCCGCAGCATGTCCACTCCGTCCGTCAGCCAAGGGGATCTCAAGAAGCACAGCAG TAAAGTGCAGCACATCGTGGACGAGATGATCTCCACGGAGCGGGAGTACGTTCGCTCGCTCGGCTACATCACGGAGCACTATTTTCCGGAGATGGAGCGGCTGGATTTGCCCCAGGGCCTCCGGGGGAAGCGCGGCGTCATCTTTGGGAACGTGGAGAAGCTGTGGGACTTCCACTGCCGGTACttcctgaaggagctggaggcgTGCGCTCGCTCCCCGTGGTccgtcagcagctgcttcctccGACAT GAGGATCACTTTGGAATGTACGCCCTGTACAGCAAGAACAAGCCCCAGTCTGACGCCCTGCTCTGCAGCCATGGCAACGAATTCTTCAAG AAcaagcagctggagctgggagacAAGATGGACCTGGCGTCGTACTTGCTGAAGCCCGTCCAGAGGATGAGCAAGTACGCTCTGCTGCTGAAGGACCTGATCAAGGAGTGCGGCCAGAGTCGGGAGCAGGAGCTGACGGACCTCCGCGCGGCCCAGGAGATGGTCAAGTTCCAGCTGCGCCACGGCAACGACCTGCTGGCCATGGACGCCGTGCGGGGCTGCGAC GTGAACTTGAAGGAGCAGGGTCAACTCCGCTGCCAGGACGAGTTCATCGTCTGGTGCGGACGCCGGAAATACCTCCGCCACGTCTTCTTGTTTGAAGACCTCGTCCTCTTCAGCAAGACCAAACGAGTGGAAGGGGGGTACGACGTGTACATCTACAAGCAGTCCTTTAAG ACGGCGGAGATCGGCATGACCGAAAGTGTTGGAGACAGCGGCCTGCGCTTTGAGATCTGGTTTCGCCGGAGGAAGTCGCAGGACACCTTCGTTCTTCAGGCCGGTTCTGCCGAAGTCAAGGCTGCGTGGACGTCCGTCGTCGGCAAGATCCTGTGGAGACAGGCGCTCCGGAACAGAG AGCTGCGCATGCAGGAGATGGTCTCCATGGGAATCGGGAGCAAACCCTTCGTGGACATCAAGCCGAGCGAGGCGGCCATCAGCGACCGAGCTGTGGATTGTTTCCTGAAGGGCTCGG GGTCCAGGAGCAGAGCGTCCGTCGCCGTCTCCTCCTACGAGTGCGCCTCCTCCATCAAGAGGCCTCACTCCACCATCTCCAACAgcagcacctcctcctccgGCAGCCAGTCGTCCTCATCGCTGCTCGGCCCCCTCAACCTCCACCTCGGCTCCGCCCAGGCTCACCTCCACCCCTCCTTCGCACAGTGGCCGTACAGCTGCATCGAGGAGGAcgagctggagcaggacagcGGCAGCCAGCCCTCCATGA TGACGGAGAGCTCGGAGACGTCCTCCCAGTGCGACAGCGTGTCTGGCCTCAGCACGCTGACTCTCCCCGGACTGGCGCTGGACTCCTTCAATGACGAgtccttcctctgctcctcctcggCGCCCGCCTCCATCTTCCAGAAGGACCAGGACCATCACCCAACCAAGTTGATCACAGCA CTGTAG